The following proteins are co-located in the Oenanthe melanoleuca isolate GR-GAL-2019-014 chromosome 4, OMel1.0, whole genome shotgun sequence genome:
- the PDGFRA gene encoding platelet-derived growth factor receptor alpha, translating to MGTSPWTFLILGCFLSGPFLTFCQLPLPTIVPNRNEMVVQLYSNFTLKCSGDSEVSWQYPVTEGNHRIDIRHEENNSGLFVTVLEVGNASAAHTGLYVCYYNHTQVEDGEVEGKDIYIYVPDPDLPFVPSIPEDQFILVEEGDPAVIPCRTSDPDAQVTLVNSLDKSVHALYDTKQGFIGNFPAGSYTCKTMVKGVEFKSDEFLIYIIRATSQLPVEIEALKTVYKTGETIVVTCVVFDNEVVNLQWNYPGKVKEKGLIKLDDIKVPSQKLVYTLTIPEASVKDTGDYECTARHATKEVKENKKVVITVHDKGFVHLEPQFSPLEAVNLHEVKNFVVDVQAYPAPKMYWLKDNVTLIENLTEIVTTSGRVQETRFQSILKLIRAKEEDSGYYTLVAENEDEIKRYTFSLLIQVPALISALVDDHHGSAGGQTVRCLAEGTPLPDVEWLVCKDIKKCSNDTSWTLLTNNISDIHMEAHLDEKNMVESQVTFQKVEETLAVRCVARNDLGAVTRELKLVAPTLRSELTVAAAVLVLLVIVIISLIVLVIIWKQKPRYEIRWRVIESISPDGHEYIYVDPMQLPYDSRWEFPRDGLVLGRILGSGAFGKVVEGTAYGLSRSQPVMKVAVKMLKPTARSSEKQALMSELKIMTHLGPHLNIVNLLGACTKSGPIYIITEYCFYGDLVNYLHKNRDNFLNRHPEKPKKDLDIFGMNPADESTRSYVILSFENTGEYMDMKQADTTQYVPMLERKEGSKYSDIQRSVYDRPASYKKKSLSESEVKNLLSDDSSEGLSLLDLLSFTYQVARGMEFLASKNCVHRDLAARNVLLAQGKIVKICDFGLARDIMHDSNYVSKGSTFLPVKWMAPESIFDNLYTTLSDVWSYGILLWEIFSLGGTPYPGMMVDSTFYNKIKSGYRMAKPDHATNEVYEIMVKCWNSEPEKRPSFYHLSEIVESLLPGEYKKSYEKIHLDFLKSDHPAVTRMRGDCDNAYIGVTYKNEDKLKDRESGFDEQRLSADSGYIIPLPDIDPVSEDELGKRNRHSSQTSEESAIETGSSSSTFIKREDETIEDIDMMDDIGIDPSDLVEDSFL from the exons ATGGGTACTTCCCCATGGACGTTCCTGATTCTGGGATGTTTTCTCTCAG GACCATTCCTAACATTTTGCCAGCTTCCTCTGCCAACTATTGTTCCCAATAGGAACGAAATGGTGGTCCAGCTCTATTCCAATTTCACACTCAAATGCTCTGGGGACAGTGAAGTGAGCTGGCAGTACCCAGTGACCGAGGGAAACCACAGGATAGACATTAGACATGAGGAAAACAACAGTGGCCTCTTCGTGACAGTGCTCGAAGTCGGAAACGCCTCTGCTGCTCATACGGGCTTGTATGTTTGCTACTATAACCACACACAGGTGGAGGATGGGGAAGTGGAAGGGAAGGACATCTACATCTATGTGCCTG ACCCAGACCTGCCTTTTGTTCCTTCCATACCAGAAGACCAGTTCATCCTAGTAGAAGAAGGTGACCCTGCAGTTATCCCTTGTCGGACAAGTGACCCAGATGCTCAAGTGACTTTAGTGAACAGTTTAGACAAGTCTGTGCATGCTTTATATGACACCAAGCAAGGCTTCATAGGCAATTTTCCTGCTGGCTCATACACATGCAAAACAATGGTTAAAGGCGTGGAGTTCAAGTCTGATGAGTTCCTCATCTATATTATAAGAg CTACTTCACAGCTGCCTGTTGAAATTGAGGCTCTTAAAACCGTCTACAAAACTGGCGAGACCATTGTAGTAACTTGTGTGGTCTTTGACAATGAGGTGGTTAATTTACAGTGGAATTATCCTGGCAAAGTG aaagaaaaaggtctGATAAAACTTGATGATATCAAAGTCCCATCACAGAAGCTGGTTTACACCTTGACCATCCCTGAGGCATCAGTGAAAGACACAGGGGATTATGAATGCACTGCTCGCCATGCAACCAAGGAGGttaaggaaaataagaaagtaGTCATTACAGTTCATG ACAAGGGCTTTGTTCACCTGGAGCCTCAGTTTAGCCCTCTGGAAGCTGTCAACCTGCATGAAGTCAAGAACTTTGTTGTTGATGTGCAGGCTTACCCAGCACCAAAAATGTACTGGTTGAAGGATAATGTGACTCTGATTGAAAATCTTACAGAGATTGTTACTACTTCAGGAAGAGTCCAGGAAACGAG gtttcagagcattttaaaattgataCGGGCCAAGGAGGAAGACAGTGGATACTATACCTTGGTTGCTGAAAATGAAGATGAGATTAAAAGATACACCTTCTCATTGCTTATACAAG TTCCAGCTCTGATCTCAGCCCTCGTGGATGATCACCATGGCTCTGCAGGTGGGCAGACAGTGAGATGCTTGGCAGAGGGGACCCCACTTCCTGATGTGGAATGGCTGGTTTGCAAGGACATTAAAAA GTGCAGCAATGACACCTCATGGACCCTTTTGACTAACAATATCTCTGATATACACATGGAAGCCCACCTGGATGAGAAAAACATGGTGGAAAGCCAGGTGACCTTCCAGAAGGTAGAGGAAACCCTGGCTGTGCGATGTGTGGCAAGGAATGACCTTGGTGCTGTTACTCGAGAGCTGAAGCTTGTGGCTCCCA CCTTGAGATCCGAGCTaacagtggctgctgctgtcctaGTGCTGTTAGTGATTGTGATAATCTCCCTGATTGTCCTGGTCATCATATGGAAACAG AAGCCAAGGTATGAGATTAGATGGAGAGTCATTGAGTCTATCAGCCCTGATGGCCACGAGTACATTTATGTGGACCCAATGCAACTGCCTTACGACTCCAGATGGGAGTTCCCTCGAGATGGGTTAGTGCTTG GTCGGATCCTTGGTTCAGGTGCATTTGGAAAAGTAGTTGAAGGGACTGCATATGGATTGAGTCGCTCTCAGCCAGTGATGAAAGTGGCTGTGAAAATGCTGAAAC CTACAGCTAGATCCAGTGAAAAACAGGCACTCATGTCTGAACTGAAGATAATGACACATCTTGGCCCCCACCTGAATATTGTGAATCTGCTTGGAGCATGTACAAAATCAG GTCCTATTTACATCATCACTGAATACTGTTTTTATGGTGATTTGGTGAACTACCTGCATAAGAATAGGGATAATTTCCTGAACCGACACCCAGAAAAGCCTAAAAAAGATTTGGATATCTTTGGGATGAACCCTGCTGATGAAAGCACAAGAAG TTATGTGATACTATCATTTGAAAACACTGGAGAATACATGGACATGAAACAAGCTGATACCACTCAGTATGTGCCAATgctggaaaggaaggagggCTCTAAATATTCTGATATTCAGAGATCTGTGTATGATCGGCCAGCTTCATATAAGAAGAAATCCCTGTCAG AATCAGAAGTCAAAAACCTTCTTTCAGATGACAGTTCAGAGGGTCTCAGCCTGCTGGATTTGCTGAGCTTCACCTACCAGGTTGCAAGGGGAATGGAATTCTTGGCTTCTAAAAAt TGTGTGCACCGTGACCTGGCTGCTCGTAATGTCCTCCTGGCTCAAGGAAAAATCGTAAAGATCTGTGACTTTGGGCTGGCTAGAGACATCATGCATGATTCCAACTATGTCTCCAAGGGCAGT acTTTTCTCCCAGTAAAATGGATGGCACCTGAAAGTATTTTTGACAACCTGTACACAACATTGAGTGATGTCTGGTCTTATGGCATTCTGCtgtgggaaatattttctcttg GTGGCACACCATATCCTGGCATGATGGTTGATTCTACTTTCTACAATAAGATCAAGAGTGGATATCGAATGGCCAAACCTGACCATGCTACCAATGAAGT GTATGAGATAATGGTGAAGTGCTGGAACAGTGAACCAGAGAAAAGACCTTCTTTCTACCATTTGAGTGAAATTGTGGAGAGCTTGTTGCCTGGAGAATACAAAAAG aGCTACGAGAAGATCCATCTGGACTTCCTGAAAAGTGATCACCCAGCTGTCACACGCATGAGAGGGGACTGTGACAATGCTTACATTGGTGTGACCTACAAGAATGAAGACAAGCTAAAGGACAGGGAGAGTGGATTTGATGAGCAGAGGCTGAGTGCTGACAGTGGATACATCATTCCCCTGCCTGACATTGACCCTGTTTCTGAAGATGAGCTTGGCAAAAGAAACAGACACAG TTCACAGACATCTGAAGAAAGTGCCATTGAGACAGGTTCCAGTAGCTCCACCTTCATCAAGAGAGAGGACGAGACCATTGAGGACATTGACATGATGGACGACATTGGGATCGACCCCTCAGACCTGGTGGAGGACAGCTTCCTGTAG